In Pseudoxanthomonas sp. SE1, the genomic stretch CGTCGCCAGTTGCTACGGCTCGGACGTGTATCCGAACAACTTCTGCTCGATGTTCACGCGTAACGCACCGGATGCTGCGGTCGAACCAAACGGCATCCAGGAGGTCTATGCGACCTACGTCAACATCAACAAGCAGAAGGTGCGTGGCTATGACCTGCTGGTCCGCTACGAAGACGATTTCTCGTTCGGCAAGCTGACGCTGGAATCCAATGTCACCTACATGAAAGAAGATGTGGTGCAGCTGTTCGACAGTCCGCTGGCGGGTGGTTCGACAATCTCCAACTACGTCGGCGGCATCGGCCGTCCGAAGACCGTCGGCAACCTGTCGGCTTCGCTGGAGCGCGGCGACTGGACGTACAACTGGGGCATCGAGTTCGTCGACAGCACCCGTCGTCTGACGCCACTCACCTCCACCGGCAGCTACACCTACTTCGGCCATCCCAACGCCGTCGTCGACACCAAGGCCGACAGCCGCACCTACCACACGGTATCGGTGCAGTATGAACAGCCGAAGTGGTCGTTCCTGATGGGTATCCGCAACCTGTTCAACAAGGAACCGGACACCATATCGGCCGCCGCTGGCTACAACCGCTACGGCAACGTACCGGTGAGTGCCACCCAGTACGACTACCTCGGCGTTTCGCTGTTCGCCCGTGTGAACTACAAGTTCTGACGGCCGGTCCGCGCATCGTGGTGTAACAGGCAGGGGCGGCGAAAGCCGCCTCTGCTTTTTTGCGGAACCTCCGGCAACAAGTCGAGCACGACCCTTCTTCCATACCCCACCGGATGCGGTATAAAGAGGCCATCCCGCCGGCCACCGCCGGCGGGCCTGACCAACATCCCTGGGAGGGGAACATGCGCAAGACCCTGTTGGCCGCCTGGCTGGCCGTTCCGTTGCTTGGTCTGTCGCTGTCGGCCGCCGCTGCCGATGCGACCGGGCGCTGGAAGACCATCGACAGCGATACCGGCAAGCCCAAGTCCATCGTGGAAATCACCCGTGCCGCCAACGGTACGCTCAGCGGCCGGATCATCGAGCTGCTCAACCCGAGCAAGCCGAATCCGGTCTGCGACAAGTGCAAGGACGACCGCAAGAACAAGCCGATCACCGGCATGGAGATCATCCGCGGCATGAAGGCCGACGGTGCCAATGAATGGAGCGGCGGCACGATCCTGAAGCCGGACGAAGGCAAGGTGTACAAGTCGAAGATGGAACTGATCGACGGCGGCAAGAAGCTGGAGGTGTCGGGCTGCATCGCCTTCATCTGCAAGTCGCAGACCTGGATCCGCCAGTAAACGCTTTTCATGAGTTCCCGCGGGCCCGGTCATTGCCGGGCCCGCTGCATTGCAGGGGCGGAAAGGGTGCCGTTCGGTCCATGCGATAATCGCGGCCCCCCGTCGCGAAGTCCGTCATGAGCCGCACCGCCCTCGTCACCAACGCCCTGCCCTACGCCAACGGACCGCTGCACCTCGGTCACCTGGTGGGCTACATCCAGGGCGACATCTGGGTGCGGGCACGGCGCATGCGTGGCGACACGGTGTTCTTCGTGTGTGCCGATGACACCCACGGCACGCCGATCATGCTGGCCGCGGAGAAGGCGGGCATCACACCCGAGGCCTTCATCGCCGGCATCCAGGCCGGACACGAACGCGACTTCGCCGCCTTCGGCGTGGCGTTCGACCACTACGACTCCACCAACTCGGTCGCCAACCGCGAGCTCACGGAAGCGTTCTACGGGCGTCTGGAGGCCGGCGGCCACATCGCGCGCCGCAGCGTCGCGCAGTTCTACGATCCGGCCAAGGGCATGTTCCTGCCGGACCGTTACATCAAGGGCATCTGCCCGAACTGCGGTTCGGCCGACCAGTATGGCGACAACTGCGAAGTGTGCGGGGCCACCTACGCGCCGACCGAGTTGAAGGAACCGAAGTCGGTGCTGTCGGGCGCCACGCCCGAGATCCGCGACTCCGAACACTACTTC encodes the following:
- a CDS encoding DUF2147 domain-containing protein; amino-acid sequence: MRKTLLAAWLAVPLLGLSLSAAAADATGRWKTIDSDTGKPKSIVEITRAANGTLSGRIIELLNPSKPNPVCDKCKDDRKNKPITGMEIIRGMKADGANEWSGGTILKPDEGKVYKSKMELIDGGKKLEVSGCIAFICKSQTWIRQ